A genome region from Anopheles stephensi strain Indian chromosome 2, UCI_ANSTEP_V1.0, whole genome shotgun sequence includes the following:
- the LOC118506033 gene encoding superoxide dismutase [Mn], mitochondrial, whose translation MLAVRGALFSTAKNCSAVLGCRSKHTLPDLPYDFGALEPVICREIMELHHQKHHNAYVTNLNAAEEQLQDAVAKKDVSKIIQLGSAIKFNGGGHINHSIFWKNLSPDRSDPSAELQKALNRDFQNMDNFKKEMKAAAVAVQGSGWAWLGYNKKTKLLQIAACPNQDPLEATTGLVPLLGIDVWEHAYYLQYKNLRPNYVDAIFDVVNWKDVSERLAKAQ comes from the exons ATGTTGGCTGTTCGTGGTGCACTTTTTTCCACGGCAAA GAACTGCAGCGCCGTGTTGGGATGCCGAAGCAAGCACACCCTTCCGGATTTGCCGTACGATTTCGGAGCACTGGAACCGGTCATTTGCCGGGAAATCATGGAG CTGCACCACCAGAAGCATCACAATGCGTACGTCACGAATCTGAACGCTGCCGAGGAACAGCTGCAGGATGCGGTGGCCAAGAAGGATGTTTCCAAGATCATTCAGCTCGGCAGTGCGATCAAGTTTAACGGTGGTGGCCATATTAATCATTCGATCTTCTGGAAAAATCTGTCCCCGGATCGGAGCGATCCTTCGGCCGAGCTGCAGAAAGCGCTGAACCGTGATTTCCAGAACATGGACAACTTTAAGAAGGAAATGAAAGCGGCAGCCGTCGCTGTGCAGGGATCGGGCTGGGCCTGGTTGGGCTACAACAAGAAGACAAAGCTGCTTCAGATTGCAGCCTGCCCGAACCAGGATCCATTGGAAGCGACCACTG GTCTCGTCCCGCTGCTCGGTATCGATGTGTGGGAGCACGCTTACTATCTGCAGTACAAAAACCTAAGACCGAACTATGTCGATGCCATCTTCGATGTGGTCAACTGGAAGGATGTGTCCGAACGGTTGGCAAAGGCTCAATAA
- the LOC118506031 gene encoding protein SON isoform X2, which produces MSKTNDKTADKQNGDKTQDIFPLNIKIKQEKTTSYEDSSKSETVDKLSIDVNLKNIFSTTITSSSSGTEKGTEKVDVKPAIEPLKSSNEILTELFRVFNAAPPEIIEDDSNDAVEQERKKKKHKHKKKSKKKKGSGSDSAEEPGEHAVEQDGEKRVKKKKVKKEKDRDRKHEKHKRSKHRTGETLLVTVKQEPLDDVEKPAKQRDDGKLKENGKPKEVKSEEAKPPLKGKIQIKSLKDSAIFKELATGSQPLPTERHHDRHLERDKPSSHRSSRGELRKRRTSETDFSLSDDEENKKGRYYDFYQKKYNSFYAGFEEENERKRHDRKRDRHSEDRARRHRSNTFSHSRSRSRSRSRSRSTEQIDKQKLLEIARKNAISMLKKGTLPGAQNLDGESKAKLISKMHASGKSIEELTAFCKKISHKDNANDLSSVSSDESDHDADGASKAFHHPFQLKEAAPIVMNIRNATAIQPKSAEEKKALLMQFPVSSGAQHRSTETEWIPVEPKKTVPPTKPASTVDTAGASGSGSNFGNRPKPKPILPPSSTFVPQQNAVPDFSLPQPLPPCLVPAPSPAADTPLRQPNVGQMPAAPIVPSPYPANDPGLPYQSSYHPPVNPQMPLSTHPTPSHVQPFNNMATPDATMNLPVDTSIPPPNINAMVGASHQEAPPRPLFPPGPVGPSHPHSHGGPGPSHPHSHGGPGPSHPHSHGGPGPSHPHSHGGPGPDNVFNTQPDAPIIDVSQIVSQRLNAMRRLQENPSDSDARQMLYNTQKDMSTWASSKAMPGQFMGSTGVNCLSQRELAEGYQPWATRDMMKHTAPVTGGMGMHLLQKMGWQPGEGLGKEKNGSLQPLLLDVKLDKRGLGEGENKLRPHQPYPMPPFPRRDGRSRFMSLKINTDGKHPVSILCEYATKHKWNPPMYELVHESGPGHAKNFIFKVLVNGLEYQPAIPNNTKREAKATAAKFCLQQLGVMIT; this is translated from the exons ATGAGTAAGACCAACGATAAAACCGCAGACAAGCAGAATGGTGATAAGACGCAGGACATCTTTCCGCTCAACATCAAGATAAAGCAGGAGAAAACAACGAGCTACGAGGACTCGAGCAAATCGGAAACGGTCGACAAACTGTCCATTGACGTGAATCTAAAAAACATTTTCTCCACCAcaatcaccagcagcagcagtggcacgGAGAAGGGCACTGAAAAGGTGGACGTGAAGCCCGCGATAGAGCCACTGAAATCGTCGAACGAAATTCTCACAGAGCTATTTCGAGTATTCAATGCTGCACCGCCGGAAATCATTGAAGATGACTCGAACGATGCAGTGGAAcaggaaaggaagaagaaaaagcacaaacacaagaagaagagcaaaaagaaaaagggcaGCGGAAGTGATTCGGCTGAGGAGCCGGGAGAGCATGCCGTGGAGCAAGATGGTGAGAAGcgggtgaagaagaagaaagtcaAGAAGGAAAAGGACCGTGACCGGAAGCACGAAAAGCACAAGCGGAGTAAACACCGGACTGGCGAAACACTGCTGGTGACGGTGAAGCAGGAACCGTTGGATGATGTCGAGAAACCTGCGAAACAACGGGACGATGGAAAGTTGAAAGAAAACGGTAAACCGAAGGAAGTGAAGTcggaagaagcaaaaccacCGCTGAAGGGAAAGATACAAATCAAGAGTCTGAAGGATAGCGCCATATTCAAGGAACTTGCCACTGGTTCTCAGCCTTTGCCGACGGAGCGTCACCATGACCGGCATCTCGAGCGGGACAAACCCTCATCGCACCGGTCGTCCCGGGGCGAGCTACGCAAACGCAGGACGTCCGAGACCGATTTCTCGCTGTCGGACgatgaggaaaacaaaaagggaagGTACTATGATTTCTATCAAAAGAAGTACAACTCTTTCTATGCTGGATTTGAGGAGGAAAATGAACGAAAAAGGCACGACCGGAAGCGTGACCGGCACAGTGAGGATCGTGCACGAAGGCACCGTTCGAATACATTTTCCCACTCGCGTTCCcgctctcgttctcgttcACGCTCCCGGTCAACGGAGCAGATAGATAAGCAGAAGCTGCTGGAAATCGCTCGCAAAAATGCCATCAGCATGCTGAAGAAGGGTACACTGCCCGGTGCACAGAATCTGGACGGTGAGTCGAAGGCAAAGCTGATCTCAAAGATGCACGCCAGCGGAAAGAGCATCGAAGAGCTGACCGCATTCTGCAAGAAGATTTCTCACAAGGACAATGCGAACGATCTGTCCAGCGTGTCGTCTGATGAGAGCGATCATGATGCGGACGGAGCCAGCAAAGCTTTCCATCATCCATTTCAGCTCAAAGAAGCGGCACCGATTGTGATGAACATTCGCAACGCTACCGCGATTCAGCCGAAATCGgccgaagagaaaaaagcgCTCCTAATGCAGTTTCCTGTATCGTCGGGAGCACAACACCGCAGCACGGAAACGGAATGGATTCCTGTAGAGCCTAAAAAGACGGTGCCACCCACCAAACCTGCCTCGACCGTAGACACGGCGGGGGCATCTGGTAGTGGCTCCAACTTTGGCAACAGACCCAAACCGAAACCTATCCTACCACCGTCGTCAACGTTTGTGCCGCAGCAGAACGCTGTGCCGGACTTTTCCTTACCCCAACCCCTGCCCCCATGTTTAGTTCCTGCTCCGTCTCCAGCAGCGGACACTCCCCTAAGGCAACCAAATGTTGGACAAATGCCTGCAGCACCGATTGTCCCTTCTCCGTACCCTGCTAACGATCCCGGTTTACCCTACCAAtcgtcgtaccatccaccggTTAACCCGCAAATGCCACTGTCCACGCACCCGACGCCTTCCCACGTACAACCGTTTAACAATATGGCGACACCGGATGCAACGATGAATCTTCCCGTCGATACCAGCATACCCCCTCCAAACATTAATGCGATGGTAGGTGCTTCGCATCAAGAagcaccaccacgaccactTTTCCCACCTGGTCCGGTGGGACCCTCGCATCCACACTCACATGGAGGCCCCGGGCCCTCGCATCCACACTCACATGGAGGCCCCGGACCCTCGCATCCACACTCACATGGAGGCCCCGGACCCTCGCATCCACACTCACATGGAG GCCCGGGACCAGACAACGTGTTTAACACCCAACCGGACGCACCGATTATCGATGTGTCACAAATCGTAAGCCAACGTTTGAACGCTATGCGTCGACTGCAGGAAAACCCGTCCGATTCCGACGCGAGACAGATGCTGTACAACACACAGAAGGACATGTCGACGTGGGCCTCATCGAAGGCAATGCCCGGACAGTTTATGGGTTCCACCGGTGTCAATTGTCTTAGCCAGCGGGAACTGGCGGAAGGCTATCAGCCTTGGGCTACCCGTGACATGATGAAACACACAGCACCAGTCACcggcgggatgggaatgcatTTGCTACAGAAGATGGGCTGGCAGCCGGGTGAGGGTTTGGGCAAGGAGAAGAACGGTTCGTTACAGCCCCTCCTGCTGGATGTAAAGCTGGATAAGCGAGGGCTCGGCGAAGGCGAAAATAAACTGAGACCGCATCAGCCGTATCCCATGCCACCGTTCCCACGCCGTGATGGACGGTCTCGGTTTATGAGCCTAAAGATCAACACAGACGGTAAGCATCCCGTTTCGATATTGTGCGAGTATGCGACGAAACACAAATGGAATCCACCCATGTACGAGCTGGTGCACGAAAGTGGCCCAGGACACGCGAAGAATTTCATCTTTAAAGTGCTCGTGAACGGACTCGAATATCAGCCAGCAATCCCTAACAACACCAAAAGGGAAGCGAAGGCAACAGCGGCCAAGTTTTGTCTGCAGCAGCTGGGCGTGATGATTACTTAA
- the LOC118506031 gene encoding protein SON isoform X1, producing MSKTNDKTADKQNGDKTQDIFPLNIKIKQEKTTSYEDSSKSETVDKLSIDVNLKNIFSTTITSSSSGTEKGTEKVDVKPAIEPLKSSNEILTELFRVFNAAPPEIIEDDSNDAVEQERKKKKHKHKKKSKKKKGSGSDSAEEPGEHAVEQDGEKRVKKKKVKKEKDRDRKHEKHKRSKHRTGETLLVTVKQEPLDDVEKPAKQRDDGKLKENGKPKEVKSEEAKPPLKGKIQIKSLKDSAIFKELATGSQPLPTERHHDRHLERDKPSSHRSSRGELRKRRTSETDFSLSDDEENKKGRYYDFYQKKYNSFYAGFEEENERKRHDRKRDRHSEDRARRHRSNTFSHSRSRSRSRSRSRSTEQIDKQKLLEIARKNAISMLKKGTLPGAQNLDGESKAKLISKMHASGKSIEELTAFCKKISHKDNANDLSSVSSDESDHDADGASKAFHHPFQLKEAAPIVMNIRNATAIQPKSAEEKKALLMQFPVSSGAQHRSTETEWIPVEPKKTVPPTKPASTVDTAGASGSGSNFGNRPKPKPILPPSSTFVPQQNAVPDFSLPQPLPPCLVPAPSPAADTPLRQPNVGQMPAAPIVPSPYPANDPGLPYQSSYHPPVNPQMPLSTHPTPSHVQPFNNMATPDATMNLPVDTSIPPPNINAMVGASHQEAPPRPLFPPGPVGPSHPHSHGGPGPSHPHSHGGPGPSHPHSHGGPGPSHPHSHGGPGPLHPHSHGGPGPDNVFNTQPDAPIIDVSQIVSQRLNAMRRLQENPSDSDARQMLYNTQKDMSTWASSKAMPGQFMGSTGVNCLSQRELAEGYQPWATRDMMKHTAPVTGGMGMHLLQKMGWQPGEGLGKEKNGSLQPLLLDVKLDKRGLGEGENKLRPHQPYPMPPFPRRDGRSRFMSLKINTDGKHPVSILCEYATKHKWNPPMYELVHESGPGHAKNFIFKVLVNGLEYQPAIPNNTKREAKATAAKFCLQQLGVMIT from the coding sequence ATGAGTAAGACCAACGATAAAACCGCAGACAAGCAGAATGGTGATAAGACGCAGGACATCTTTCCGCTCAACATCAAGATAAAGCAGGAGAAAACAACGAGCTACGAGGACTCGAGCAAATCGGAAACGGTCGACAAACTGTCCATTGACGTGAATCTAAAAAACATTTTCTCCACCAcaatcaccagcagcagcagtggcacgGAGAAGGGCACTGAAAAGGTGGACGTGAAGCCCGCGATAGAGCCACTGAAATCGTCGAACGAAATTCTCACAGAGCTATTTCGAGTATTCAATGCTGCACCGCCGGAAATCATTGAAGATGACTCGAACGATGCAGTGGAAcaggaaaggaagaagaaaaagcacaaacacaagaagaagagcaaaaagaaaaagggcaGCGGAAGTGATTCGGCTGAGGAGCCGGGAGAGCATGCCGTGGAGCAAGATGGTGAGAAGcgggtgaagaagaagaaagtcaAGAAGGAAAAGGACCGTGACCGGAAGCACGAAAAGCACAAGCGGAGTAAACACCGGACTGGCGAAACACTGCTGGTGACGGTGAAGCAGGAACCGTTGGATGATGTCGAGAAACCTGCGAAACAACGGGACGATGGAAAGTTGAAAGAAAACGGTAAACCGAAGGAAGTGAAGTcggaagaagcaaaaccacCGCTGAAGGGAAAGATACAAATCAAGAGTCTGAAGGATAGCGCCATATTCAAGGAACTTGCCACTGGTTCTCAGCCTTTGCCGACGGAGCGTCACCATGACCGGCATCTCGAGCGGGACAAACCCTCATCGCACCGGTCGTCCCGGGGCGAGCTACGCAAACGCAGGACGTCCGAGACCGATTTCTCGCTGTCGGACgatgaggaaaacaaaaagggaagGTACTATGATTTCTATCAAAAGAAGTACAACTCTTTCTATGCTGGATTTGAGGAGGAAAATGAACGAAAAAGGCACGACCGGAAGCGTGACCGGCACAGTGAGGATCGTGCACGAAGGCACCGTTCGAATACATTTTCCCACTCGCGTTCCcgctctcgttctcgttcACGCTCCCGGTCAACGGAGCAGATAGATAAGCAGAAGCTGCTGGAAATCGCTCGCAAAAATGCCATCAGCATGCTGAAGAAGGGTACACTGCCCGGTGCACAGAATCTGGACGGTGAGTCGAAGGCAAAGCTGATCTCAAAGATGCACGCCAGCGGAAAGAGCATCGAAGAGCTGACCGCATTCTGCAAGAAGATTTCTCACAAGGACAATGCGAACGATCTGTCCAGCGTGTCGTCTGATGAGAGCGATCATGATGCGGACGGAGCCAGCAAAGCTTTCCATCATCCATTTCAGCTCAAAGAAGCGGCACCGATTGTGATGAACATTCGCAACGCTACCGCGATTCAGCCGAAATCGgccgaagagaaaaaagcgCTCCTAATGCAGTTTCCTGTATCGTCGGGAGCACAACACCGCAGCACGGAAACGGAATGGATTCCTGTAGAGCCTAAAAAGACGGTGCCACCCACCAAACCTGCCTCGACCGTAGACACGGCGGGGGCATCTGGTAGTGGCTCCAACTTTGGCAACAGACCCAAACCGAAACCTATCCTACCACCGTCGTCAACGTTTGTGCCGCAGCAGAACGCTGTGCCGGACTTTTCCTTACCCCAACCCCTGCCCCCATGTTTAGTTCCTGCTCCGTCTCCAGCAGCGGACACTCCCCTAAGGCAACCAAATGTTGGACAAATGCCTGCAGCACCGATTGTCCCTTCTCCGTACCCTGCTAACGATCCCGGTTTACCCTACCAAtcgtcgtaccatccaccggTTAACCCGCAAATGCCACTGTCCACGCACCCGACGCCTTCCCACGTACAACCGTTTAACAATATGGCGACACCGGATGCAACGATGAATCTTCCCGTCGATACCAGCATACCCCCTCCAAACATTAATGCGATGGTAGGTGCTTCGCATCAAGAagcaccaccacgaccactTTTCCCACCTGGTCCGGTGGGACCCTCGCATCCACACTCACATGGAGGCCCCGGGCCCTCGCATCCACACTCACATGGAGGCCCCGGACCCTCGCATCCACACTCACATGGAGGCCCCGGACCCTCGCATCCACACTCACATGGAGGCCCCGGACCCTTGCATCCACACTCACATGGAGGCCCGGGACCAGACAACGTGTTTAACACCCAACCGGACGCACCGATTATCGATGTGTCACAAATCGTAAGCCAACGTTTGAACGCTATGCGTCGACTGCAGGAAAACCCGTCCGATTCCGACGCGAGACAGATGCTGTACAACACACAGAAGGACATGTCGACGTGGGCCTCATCGAAGGCAATGCCCGGACAGTTTATGGGTTCCACCGGTGTCAATTGTCTTAGCCAGCGGGAACTGGCGGAAGGCTATCAGCCTTGGGCTACCCGTGACATGATGAAACACACAGCACCAGTCACcggcgggatgggaatgcatTTGCTACAGAAGATGGGCTGGCAGCCGGGTGAGGGTTTGGGCAAGGAGAAGAACGGTTCGTTACAGCCCCTCCTGCTGGATGTAAAGCTGGATAAGCGAGGGCTCGGCGAAGGCGAAAATAAACTGAGACCGCATCAGCCGTATCCCATGCCACCGTTCCCACGCCGTGATGGACGGTCTCGGTTTATGAGCCTAAAGATCAACACAGACGGTAAGCATCCCGTTTCGATATTGTGCGAGTATGCGACGAAACACAAATGGAATCCACCCATGTACGAGCTGGTGCACGAAAGTGGCCCAGGACACGCGAAGAATTTCATCTTTAAAGTGCTCGTGAACGGACTCGAATATCAGCCAGCAATCCCTAACAACACCAAAAGGGAAGCGAAGGCAACAGCGGCCAAGTTTTGTCTGCAGCAGCTGGGCGTGATGATTACTTAA